A part of Mycolicibacterium sp. TUM20985 genomic DNA contains:
- a CDS encoding TetR/AcrR family transcriptional regulator, whose translation MTAERAAGEAGEDTSTRTRILAATREVLGSSGQTKLSLSEVALQAGVSRPTLYRWFASKEELLTAFGVYERDLFDSGINTATAGLRGNEKLDAALRFIVDYQQSYSGVRLVDIEPEVVIAELSRIIPLMRTRLVKLLSGPNAAVKAATAVRVAVCHYIVRSDDDDQFLAQLRHAVGIKTPD comes from the coding sequence ATGACTGCGGAGCGCGCCGCCGGTGAAGCCGGCGAGGACACCTCGACCAGGACCCGGATTCTCGCCGCCACCAGGGAGGTGCTGGGCAGCAGCGGTCAGACCAAGCTGAGCCTCTCCGAGGTCGCCTTGCAGGCAGGCGTGTCGCGGCCGACGCTCTACCGCTGGTTCGCGTCCAAGGAAGAGCTCCTCACTGCCTTCGGGGTCTACGAACGCGACCTCTTCGACTCGGGGATCAACACGGCGACGGCAGGACTTCGGGGCAACGAGAAGCTCGATGCCGCATTGCGGTTCATCGTCGACTACCAACAGTCCTACTCCGGGGTCCGGCTCGTCGACATCGAACCCGAGGTGGTGATCGCCGAGCTGTCACGCATCATCCCCCTCATGCGCACCCGTCTGGTGAAGCTGCTCTCGGGGCCGAATGCCGCCGTCAAGGCTGCGACCGCGGTCCGCGTCGCGGTCTGCCACTACATCGTCCGCAGCGATGACGACGACCAGTTCCTGGCCCAGCTCCGCCACGCCGTCGGGATCAAGACTCCCGACTGA
- the pyrH gene encoding UMP kinase: MAESVLAGQSGYSRVLLKLGGEMFGGGHVGLDPDVVALVARQIAEVVRGGVQVAVVIGGGNFFRGAQLQQRGMERSRSDYMGMLGTVMNSLALQDFLEKEGIDTRVQTAITMGQVAEPYIPGRARRHLEKGRVVIFGAGMGLPYFSTDTTAAQRALEIGADVVLMAKAVDGVFTDDPRKNPDAELLKTITHREVIDRGLQVADATAFSLCMDNRMPILVFNLLTDGNIARAVAGERIGTLVTT; the protein is encoded by the coding sequence ATGGCGGAATCGGTCCTCGCCGGCCAGTCGGGTTACTCCCGTGTGCTGCTGAAACTGGGCGGGGAGATGTTCGGCGGTGGCCACGTCGGTCTTGATCCCGACGTGGTGGCTCTCGTCGCCCGGCAGATCGCCGAGGTCGTCCGCGGCGGTGTGCAGGTCGCCGTGGTCATCGGCGGAGGCAATTTCTTCCGAGGGGCGCAGCTACAGCAGCGCGGTATGGAGCGCAGCCGGTCGGATTACATGGGCATGCTCGGCACCGTCATGAACAGCCTTGCGCTACAAGACTTCCTGGAGAAGGAAGGCATCGACACCCGCGTGCAGACCGCCATCACGATGGGCCAGGTCGCCGAGCCCTACATCCCAGGTCGCGCCCGTCGGCATCTGGAGAAGGGGCGCGTCGTCATCTTCGGCGCAGGCATGGGCCTGCCCTACTTCTCGACCGACACCACGGCCGCGCAACGCGCGCTCGAGATCGGCGCCGACGTGGTCTTGATGGCCAAGGCGGTCGACGGCGTCTTCACCGACGACCCGCGGAAGAACCCGGATGCCGAGCTCCTCAAGACCATCACCCATCGCGAGGTCATCGACCGTGGCCTTCAGGTCGCCGACGCCACCGCGTTCAGCCTCTGCATGGACAACCGCATGCCCATCCTCGTGTTCAACCTGCTCACCGACGGAAATATCGCGCGCGCGGTGGCAGGTGAGAGGATTGGCACACTGGTCACCACCTAG
- a CDS encoding aldehyde dehydrogenase family protein, producing MTSVQHESGVLAGDERMLIDGELRHAAGGASFDVIDPATEQVAGQATDGTIDDMAAAVGAARRAFDETDWSRDLEFRYHCLTQLAAALDRNKEHLRRVLITEVGCPVTVSGSQIESPIAEVTHWAEHGRNFDYLVDTGVHDTPMGPARRKIAYEPIGVVGAITPWNVPFYLNVAETVPALMAGNTVVLKPAQLTPWSGSEYGRIVAEETDIPPGVFNVVLSNANEVGAALSADPRVDMITFTGSTATGRAILAAGAATVKKTLLELGGKSAHIVLDDADFNAALPLAAMMACVMSGQSCILPSRILLPRSRYEEGIELLKTSMENFPVGDPWTPGNMQGPQISEGQREKVLRLVTAGIDSGARLVTGGGIPPNLPVGYYVQPTLLADVDPDWQISQEEIFGPVLTVTPYDTDDDAIAIANNSIYGLSGEVSSGDVDRAMAVARRMRTGNVTINGKSHFGISSPFGGTKQSGLGRRNGDEGYREYLEGKTIGLPA from the coding sequence ATGACGAGCGTGCAGCACGAATCGGGTGTCCTCGCCGGCGACGAGCGGATGTTGATCGATGGCGAGTTGCGCCATGCGGCCGGTGGGGCGTCGTTCGACGTCATCGATCCGGCGACCGAGCAGGTGGCCGGTCAGGCGACCGATGGCACGATCGACGACATGGCGGCCGCGGTCGGGGCGGCCCGCCGTGCGTTCGACGAGACGGACTGGTCGCGGGATCTGGAGTTCCGGTACCACTGTCTGACGCAACTGGCTGCGGCCCTGGACCGCAACAAGGAACACCTGCGGCGGGTGTTGATCACCGAAGTCGGTTGTCCAGTCACCGTGTCGGGCAGCCAGATCGAGAGCCCGATCGCCGAGGTCACCCACTGGGCCGAGCACGGCAGGAACTTCGACTACCTCGTCGACACCGGCGTGCATGACACGCCGATGGGTCCGGCGCGTCGCAAGATCGCCTACGAACCGATCGGCGTGGTGGGCGCCATCACGCCGTGGAACGTGCCGTTCTACCTCAACGTCGCCGAGACAGTGCCTGCACTGATGGCGGGCAACACCGTCGTCCTCAAGCCGGCACAGCTGACGCCATGGTCGGGTAGCGAGTACGGCCGCATCGTTGCCGAGGAGACCGACATTCCGCCCGGTGTGTTCAACGTCGTGCTGTCGAACGCCAACGAGGTGGGCGCCGCCCTGTCGGCCGATCCGCGGGTGGACATGATCACGTTCACGGGATCGACGGCTACCGGCCGGGCCATCCTGGCGGCGGGCGCCGCGACGGTGAAGAAGACGCTGCTCGAATTGGGCGGCAAGTCCGCACACATCGTCCTCGACGATGCCGACTTCAACGCTGCGCTCCCGCTGGCGGCGATGATGGCATGCGTCATGTCGGGGCAGTCCTGCATCCTGCCCAGCCGAATCCTGTTGCCGCGCAGCCGCTACGAAGAGGGCATCGAACTGTTGAAGACCAGTATGGAGAACTTCCCGGTCGGTGATCCGTGGACGCCGGGCAACATGCAGGGGCCCCAGATCAGCGAGGGCCAACGTGAGAAGGTGCTGCGGCTCGTCACGGCGGGCATCGACTCCGGAGCCCGCCTCGTGACCGGCGGTGGGATCCCCCCGAATCTCCCCGTGGGGTACTACGTGCAGCCCACCCTGCTGGCGGACGTCGACCCGGACTGGCAGATCTCACAGGAGGAGATCTTCGGTCCGGTACTGACCGTCACGCCGTACGACACCGACGACGACGCGATCGCCATCGCCAACAACTCCATCTACGGCCTGTCCGGGGAGGTGTCCTCCGGCGACGTGGACCGGGCGATGGCCGTGGCCCGGCGGATGCGCACCGGAAACGTCACCATCAACGGCAAGTCGCACTTCGGCATCAGCAGCCCCTTCGGCGGCACCAAGCAGAGCGGGCTGGGCCGCCGCAACGGTGACGAAGGCTACCGGGAGTACCTGGAGGGCAAGACGATCGGGCTGCCTGCGTGA
- the rlmN gene encoding 23S rRNA (adenine(2503)-C(2))-methyltransferase RlmN, producing MKLPLVFEAPRRGTPPRHFADLDDDARAAAVAELGLPAFRGKQLANQYFGRLIADPRAMTDLPAAMRERVADTLFPDLLNVVRSIECDGAETRKTLWRAVDGTTFESVLMRYPQRNTVCISSQAGCGMACPFCATGQGGLTRNLSTAEILEQVRAASAAMRDEHDGRLSNIVFMGMGEPLANYNRVLASVKRIIAPPPDGFGISARSVTVSTVGLAPAIRKLADERLGVTLALSLHAPDDELRDTLVPVNNRWNVGEALDAARYYADVTGRRVSIEYALIRDVNDQPWRADLLGKKLHGALGPLVHVNVIPLNPTPGSKWDASPKPAEREFVKRVRERGVSCTVRDTRGREIAAACGQLAAEG from the coding sequence ATGAAACTTCCCCTGGTCTTCGAGGCCCCGCGCCGCGGCACGCCGCCGCGGCACTTCGCCGACCTCGATGACGACGCCCGCGCCGCCGCGGTCGCCGAGCTGGGCTTGCCCGCATTTCGCGGGAAGCAGTTGGCGAATCAGTACTTCGGCAGGCTGATCGCCGACCCGCGCGCCATGACCGATCTGCCGGCGGCCATGCGCGAACGCGTCGCGGACACGTTGTTCCCGGACCTGCTGAACGTCGTGCGGTCGATCGAGTGTGATGGCGCCGAGACGCGAAAGACGTTGTGGCGGGCGGTCGACGGCACCACCTTCGAGTCGGTGCTGATGCGGTACCCGCAGCGCAACACGGTGTGCATCTCGTCACAGGCGGGCTGCGGGATGGCATGCCCGTTCTGCGCCACCGGGCAGGGCGGCCTCACCAGGAACCTCTCCACCGCCGAGATTCTCGAGCAGGTACGGGCGGCGTCGGCCGCCATGCGCGACGAGCATGACGGCCGGCTGTCGAACATCGTCTTCATGGGCATGGGCGAGCCGTTGGCCAACTACAACCGGGTCCTCGCTTCGGTGAAGCGGATCATCGCACCCCCGCCCGACGGGTTCGGTATTTCGGCGCGGTCGGTCACGGTCTCGACGGTCGGGTTGGCGCCCGCGATCCGCAAGCTCGCCGACGAACGCCTCGGCGTCACGCTGGCGTTGTCACTGCACGCCCCCGACGACGAGTTGCGCGACACGCTGGTGCCGGTCAACAACAGGTGGAACGTGGGCGAAGCCCTCGACGCCGCACGGTATTACGCGGACGTGACCGGGCGTCGCGTGTCGATCGAGTACGCGCTGATCCGCGACGTGAACGACCAACCCTGGCGGGCGGACCTCCTCGGCAAGAAGTTGCATGGCGCACTGGGGCCGCTGGTGCACGTCAACGTCATCCCATTGAACCCGACACCGGGGAGCAAGTGGGACGCAAGTCCCAAACCGGCCGAGCGCGAGTTCGTCAAGCGGGTCCGCGAGCGCGGGGTGTCCTGCACGGTGCGCGACACCCGCGGTCGCGAGATCGCGGCAGCCTGCGGTCAACTCGCCGCCGAGGGCTAA
- a CDS encoding primary-amine oxidase, protein MTLDSTTLRADATEDKTNYPLDPLSGEEIQAAAAIVMASEYASPTLKFVMIQLAEPAKTAELTFAGVDVPRCAFATMYDAAAKMIYEAVVDLGASMIDSWKAVPGKFPSYLVEHMTGVEEKVREDPRWQEAMRKRGITDFDLAMIDPWPAGYYGQGDHYDNSPLICRPLTFMRAAPSEHGYARPVEGLIVTFDLDNMEIIDIEDHGVVPMPPTAGNYDPKFMFDPNNRPAFTEFRSDVKPIEITQPEGPSFTVDGWHVTWQKWSMRIGFNPREGITLHEVTYADRGETRPILYRGSLSEMVVPYGDTSPTHWNKNVFDMGEVGMGFSANPLTLGCDCLGEIHYFDGTVNDSDGNPVTIPNAICMHEEDYGISWKHTDFRTGEVEVRRSRRLVVSMICTVGNYEYGFFWYFYNDASIEVEVKLSGVLTTGSIAEGEVPRWGKLVAPGVYGPNHQHFFNFRLDMSVDGPGNSVYEVDSIPEPDPELNPHNNAWITQDTLVASEGEGARDWDWKTGRYWKVANPSKINELGSPTAYKLVPKDIVPVMVQEGSYIYDRARFVQHNLWVTKYDKSELYAAGDYMYQSAEAQGLPEFVADDAPLEDTDVVLWYTLGAHHVVRPEDWPVMPCAYTGFHLKPIGFFDGNPALDIPPTPPKACHGAHHAGLPVAERAMES, encoded by the coding sequence ATGACCCTGGACAGCACCACGCTTCGCGCGGACGCTACCGAGGACAAGACCAACTATCCGCTGGACCCACTGTCGGGTGAGGAGATCCAGGCCGCGGCCGCCATCGTCATGGCGTCCGAATATGCCTCGCCGACGTTGAAGTTCGTGATGATCCAGTTGGCGGAGCCGGCGAAGACCGCCGAGTTGACGTTCGCCGGGGTCGACGTGCCCCGCTGCGCGTTCGCCACGATGTACGACGCCGCCGCGAAGATGATCTATGAGGCGGTGGTCGATCTCGGCGCCAGCATGATCGACTCGTGGAAGGCGGTTCCCGGCAAATTCCCGTCCTACCTGGTCGAGCACATGACCGGGGTGGAGGAGAAGGTTCGGGAGGATCCGCGGTGGCAGGAGGCGATGCGCAAGCGTGGCATCACCGACTTCGATCTGGCGATGATCGATCCGTGGCCGGCTGGCTACTACGGCCAAGGCGACCACTACGACAACTCGCCGTTGATCTGCCGCCCGCTGACCTTCATGCGCGCGGCGCCGTCCGAGCACGGCTACGCGCGACCGGTCGAGGGTCTAATCGTCACCTTCGACCTCGACAACATGGAGATCATCGACATCGAGGACCACGGTGTGGTGCCGATGCCGCCGACGGCGGGCAACTACGACCCGAAGTTCATGTTCGATCCGAACAACCGCCCGGCCTTCACCGAGTTCCGCTCCGACGTCAAGCCCATCGAGATCACCCAGCCCGAAGGGCCCAGCTTCACCGTCGATGGGTGGCACGTGACGTGGCAGAAGTGGTCCATGCGCATCGGCTTCAATCCGCGCGAGGGAATCACGTTGCACGAGGTGACCTACGCCGACCGCGGCGAGACGCGACCGATCCTCTACCGAGGGTCGCTGTCGGAGATGGTGGTGCCCTACGGCGACACGTCGCCAACGCACTGGAACAAGAACGTCTTCGACATGGGCGAGGTCGGGATGGGCTTCTCGGCCAACCCGTTGACACTCGGTTGCGACTGCCTCGGCGAGATCCACTACTTCGACGGCACGGTCAACGATTCCGACGGCAACCCGGTGACGATTCCCAACGCCATCTGCATGCACGAGGAGGACTACGGAATCTCCTGGAAGCACACGGACTTCCGTACCGGTGAGGTCGAGGTCCGGCGGTCGCGTCGGCTCGTCGTCTCGATGATCTGCACGGTGGGCAACTACGAGTACGGATTCTTCTGGTACTTCTACAACGACGCCTCGATCGAGGTCGAGGTCAAGCTGTCCGGCGTGCTCACCACCGGTTCGATCGCCGAGGGTGAGGTCCCGCGTTGGGGCAAGTTGGTCGCCCCGGGCGTCTACGGCCCGAACCATCAGCACTTCTTCAACTTCCGGCTCGACATGAGCGTCGACGGGCCGGGAAACAGTGTGTACGAGGTGGATTCGATCCCGGAGCCCGATCCCGAGCTGAACCCGCACAACAATGCCTGGATCACCCAGGACACCCTGGTGGCGTCCGAGGGCGAGGGCGCTCGCGATTGGGATTGGAAGACGGGCCGGTACTGGAAGGTCGCCAACCCGTCGAAGATCAACGAGCTGGGGAGCCCGACGGCGTACAAGTTGGTCCCCAAGGACATCGTGCCGGTGATGGTGCAGGAGGGTTCCTACATCTACGACCGCGCGCGGTTCGTCCAGCACAACCTGTGGGTCACCAAGTACGACAAGTCGGAGTTGTACGCCGCGGGCGACTACATGTACCAGTCGGCGGAAGCACAGGGGCTGCCGGAGTTCGTCGCGGACGATGCGCCGCTGGAGGACACCGACGTGGTGCTCTGGTACACCCTCGGTGCACATCACGTGGTTCGGCCGGAGGACTGGCCGGTGATGCCGTGTGCCTACACGGGATTCCATCTGAAGCCGATTGGTTTCTTCGACGGCAACCCGGCGCTGGACATTCCGCCGACGCCGCCGAAGGCGTGCCATGGCGCCCACCACGCGGGATTGCCCGTCGCTGAACGGGCCATGGAGTCCTAA
- a CDS encoding class I SAM-dependent methyltransferase: MTRLTDDMFDSAYRGEAEQIGLGAKPPWSIGEPQPDIAAVIAAGKIHGDVLDAGCGEAATALALAERGFTTVGLDQSATAIALAREEAARRGLTNATFDVADISDFTGYDGRFGTIVDSTLFHSMPVELREGYQRSIVRAAAPGASYFVLVFDSTSMPAVGPVNAVTEQELRDVVSAYWVIDDVRPARIHGNFVPGAHLEDFAGSGIREEANGRMSMGAWLLSAHLA; encoded by the coding sequence ATGACTCGTCTCACCGATGACATGTTCGATTCCGCCTACCGCGGGGAGGCCGAGCAGATCGGCCTTGGCGCCAAGCCGCCCTGGAGCATCGGCGAACCGCAGCCGGACATCGCCGCAGTGATCGCGGCGGGCAAGATCCACGGCGACGTTCTGGACGCCGGCTGCGGCGAGGCTGCGACGGCGCTCGCGCTCGCCGAACGGGGCTTCACCACCGTCGGCCTCGATCAGTCCGCCACTGCGATCGCACTGGCTCGCGAGGAGGCCGCTCGGCGAGGTCTGACCAACGCCACCTTCGACGTCGCCGACATCAGCGACTTCACCGGGTATGACGGCCGCTTCGGCACCATCGTCGACTCCACGCTCTTCCACTCGATGCCGGTCGAGCTCCGCGAGGGCTACCAACGTTCCATCGTGCGGGCGGCCGCACCGGGGGCGTCGTACTTCGTGCTGGTCTTCGACAGCACCTCCATGCCCGCCGTGGGCCCCGTCAACGCGGTCACCGAGCAGGAGCTCCGCGACGTGGTGTCGGCGTACTGGGTCATCGACGACGTACGGCCGGCCCGCATCCACGGAAACTTCGTCCCCGGCGCCCATCTCGAGGACTTCGCCGGTTCCGGCATCCGGGAGGAGGCCAACGGTCGGATGTCGATGGGTGCCTGGTTGCTGTCCGCGCACCTGGCCTGA
- the frr gene encoding ribosome recycling factor, which produces MIDETLFDAEEKMEKAVSVARDDLSSIRTGRANPGMFNRVKVEYYGSPTPITQLSSINVPEARLVVIKPYEANQLRAIEDAIRNSDLGVNPGNDGNVIRISIPQLTEERRRDLVKQAKSKGEDAKVTVRNIRRKAMEELERIKKDGEAGEDEVGRAEKDLDKSTQTYTGQIDDLVKHKEGELLEV; this is translated from the coding sequence GTGATCGACGAAACCCTCTTCGATGCCGAGGAGAAGATGGAGAAGGCGGTGTCGGTGGCCCGCGACGACCTGTCGTCCATTCGCACCGGCCGCGCCAACCCCGGCATGTTCAATCGGGTGAAGGTCGAGTACTACGGCTCTCCGACGCCCATCACCCAGCTCTCCAGCATCAACGTGCCAGAGGCCCGGCTCGTCGTCATCAAGCCCTACGAGGCCAACCAGCTGCGCGCCATCGAGGACGCCATCCGCAATTCGGATCTCGGGGTCAACCCCGGCAACGACGGCAACGTCATCCGCATCTCGATTCCCCAGCTGACCGAGGAGCGCCGCCGCGACCTCGTCAAGCAGGCCAAGTCAAAGGGTGAGGACGCCAAGGTCACGGTGCGCAACATCCGTCGCAAGGCGATGGAGGAGCTCGAGCGCATCAAGAAGGACGGCGAGGCAGGCGAAGACGAGGTGGGCCGTGCCGAGAAGGACCTGGACAAGAGCACCCAGACCTACACCGGCCAGATCGATGACCTGGTGAAGCACAAAGAAGGCGAGCTGCTGGAGGTCTAG
- a CDS encoding phosphatidate cytidylyltransferase has translation MADTDTAPVGGADSSEPTKKAGRAGRNLPAAIGVGAFLGFGVIAILVFAPLGWVPVVAVAMAVATHEVVRRLRTAGYAIPIIPLLLGGQAIVWLTWPFGPTGALGAFGATVVVCMIWRLLSGGLKDPPVNYLRDVTATIFLTAWIPLFGAFGVLLVYPEDGRWRVLCLMLGVVFSDIGGYAAGVLFGKHPMVPAISPKKSWEGFAGSLIFGTAASVFAVVFLLDKPAWVGLPLGLMLVVTGTLGDLIESQVKRDLGIKDMGTLLPGHGGLMDRLDSVLPSAVATWVVLTLLA, from the coding sequence GTGGCAGACACCGATACGGCTCCCGTCGGTGGAGCCGACTCGTCCGAGCCCACGAAGAAGGCGGGCCGGGCCGGGCGCAACCTGCCCGCCGCGATCGGGGTCGGGGCGTTCCTCGGGTTCGGCGTCATCGCCATCCTGGTGTTCGCGCCGTTGGGCTGGGTGCCGGTCGTCGCGGTCGCCATGGCCGTGGCCACCCACGAGGTGGTCCGGCGACTGCGGACCGCCGGATACGCGATCCCGATCATCCCGCTGCTTCTCGGTGGTCAGGCCATCGTCTGGTTGACATGGCCCTTCGGGCCTACGGGCGCCCTTGGCGCGTTCGGCGCGACTGTCGTCGTGTGCATGATCTGGCGCCTGCTCTCGGGTGGGCTCAAGGACCCGCCGGTGAACTACCTGCGCGACGTCACGGCGACCATCTTCCTGACGGCCTGGATCCCGCTGTTTGGCGCCTTCGGGGTGCTGCTGGTCTATCCCGAGGACGGACGCTGGCGGGTGCTGTGTCTGATGCTGGGCGTCGTCTTCTCCGACATCGGTGGCTATGCCGCAGGCGTGCTGTTCGGCAAGCACCCGATGGTGCCGGCGATCAGCCCGAAGAAGTCTTGGGAGGGGTTCGCGGGCTCGCTGATCTTCGGCACGGCCGCCTCGGTGTTCGCCGTGGTCTTCCTGCTCGACAAGCCCGCCTGGGTGGGTCTCCCACTGGGGCTGATGCTCGTCGTGACCGGCACGCTCGGCGATCTCATCGAATCTCAGGTGAAGCGCGATCTGGGAATCAAGGACATGGGCACCTTGTTGCCAGGACACGGAGGTCTGATGGACCGTCTCGACTCGGTGCTGCCCTCGGCCGTCGCGACGTGGGTCGTCCTGACGCTTCTTGCCTGA
- a CDS encoding ABC transporter ATP-binding protein yields the protein MDVADVEAPVSTPGATASPVIEVSDVWKLHKLGDEVVKALVAADLTVMPGEFVCLMGPSGSGKSTLLNIIGGLDRPTKGSVTVAGKDTGALTESQFAALRHDTIGFIFQSYNLIPFLSAVENVELPLMFEPYDRKALRKRALELLELVGLSHRLHHQPTKMSGGEQQRTAIARSLISNPTLVLADEPTANLDHKTGETVVRMLRDLCSTMGVTVVASTHDPIVAEEASRVVRMRDGQIVN from the coding sequence ATGGACGTCGCCGATGTCGAAGCACCGGTGTCGACCCCCGGTGCGACGGCGTCGCCGGTCATCGAGGTCTCCGACGTCTGGAAGCTGCACAAGCTCGGCGACGAAGTCGTCAAGGCGCTCGTCGCGGCGGACCTGACGGTCATGCCTGGCGAGTTCGTCTGCCTGATGGGTCCGAGCGGTAGCGGAAAGTCCACCCTGCTCAACATCATCGGCGGGCTGGACCGGCCGACGAAGGGTTCGGTGACGGTGGCGGGCAAGGACACCGGGGCACTCACCGAAAGTCAGTTCGCCGCGCTGCGTCACGACACCATCGGTTTCATCTTCCAGAGTTACAACCTGATTCCGTTCCTGTCCGCGGTCGAGAACGTCGAGCTGCCCTTGATGTTCGAGCCCTACGATCGAAAGGCGTTGCGCAAGAGAGCACTCGAGCTACTCGAGCTAGTCGGTCTCAGTCACCGTCTGCACCATCAGCCCACCAAGATGTCCGGCGGTGAACAGCAGCGCACCGCTATCGCGCGATCGCTGATCAGCAACCCGACGCTCGTCCTCGCCGACGAGCCGACGGCCAACCTGGACCACAAGACGGGGGAGACGGTCGTGCGCATGCTGCGCGACCTGTGTTCGACCATGGGCGTCACCGTTGTCGCCAGTACCCACGACCCGATCGTCGCCGAAGAGGCGAGTCGCGTCGTCCGGATGAGAGACGGACAGATCGTCAACTGA
- a CDS encoding MarR family winged helix-turn-helix transcriptional regulator yields the protein MSDAGDDPLGYLLHRLATSLRTEVTSSVLEPLGISFPQYICMRFLAKSPGLSNADLAREVSVSPQAMNMVVRGLQDRGLVTRPASVASGRSLPAELTRDGVGLLARTDAGVHDAETKVLAPLSPEQRAVFKTLLATLG from the coding sequence ATGAGCGATGCCGGGGACGACCCGCTGGGTTACCTCCTCCACCGATTGGCCACGTCGTTGCGCACCGAAGTGACGTCATCGGTCCTCGAGCCACTGGGAATCTCGTTCCCGCAGTACATCTGCATGCGCTTCCTGGCGAAGTCACCCGGCCTGTCCAACGCCGACCTGGCCCGTGAGGTCAGCGTCTCGCCGCAGGCGATGAACATGGTGGTACGCGGGCTGCAGGACCGTGGTCTGGTGACCCGGCCGGCCTCGGTGGCCTCCGGCCGCTCGCTGCCGGCCGAGCTCACCAGGGACGGCGTCGGCCTGCTGGCCCGTACCGACGCCGGGGTGCACGACGCAGAGACGAAGGTGCTGGCACCACTCAGCCCAGAGCAGCGAGCGGTCTTCAAGACACTGCTCGCCACCCTGGGCTGA
- a CDS encoding APC family permease: protein MTQEMEARPSDRDALMTTELVPEQILPKVMKTFGLTAAYVFIICWITGSSVMATGGWTAIPMWVLGILTFLVPAGMAIVELGNLWPGQGGVYIWATRTMGETWGFIGGYLSWVPVILNAASSPAVVLQFLLLAFHTELGLTTSIILQLVILWVVVGLALAKLSASQKIMNVVFVVYGVLTLTIFICGLLFAVENGSATPFSWAEATIPNFAVAGFLYGTVLLYLLGVETPYNMGAEFLSVRKSGPKMILWGSTALVVIYLLTTVGTMMALPSDEIDPVTGVIGMLDVAGFPGLMEICAVVLAGIIIVALMTYQVAYSRLIFVSGLERHLPRIFTHLNPRTRNPVSAILIQGVISSLIPVGLYSQSSMANVTIYLQGGLSTVWLLSGFFFLIPVVVARKKYADRYVSEKFWRIPGGMVGVWIVVVIGSVGTVGGIYYSFVTPWIDVPQATWMTWVGSISLGMFALGLIVYVFGRRSAHKTSQEDSLAHLAVFDLKKSETTE from the coding sequence ATGACACAAGAGATGGAAGCGCGGCCGTCCGACCGCGACGCCTTGATGACGACGGAGCTCGTGCCGGAGCAGATTCTGCCCAAGGTGATGAAGACCTTCGGGCTTACGGCTGCCTACGTCTTCATCATCTGCTGGATCACCGGATCGTCGGTGATGGCTACCGGCGGGTGGACGGCGATCCCGATGTGGGTGCTCGGCATCCTCACCTTCCTGGTGCCGGCCGGCATGGCCATCGTAGAGCTGGGCAACCTGTGGCCCGGCCAGGGTGGTGTCTACATCTGGGCGACGCGAACGATGGGCGAAACCTGGGGTTTCATCGGCGGCTACCTCTCCTGGGTGCCGGTTATCCTCAACGCCGCGTCCTCTCCCGCGGTGGTACTTCAGTTCCTGCTGTTGGCGTTCCACACCGAATTGGGACTGACCACCAGCATCATCCTGCAGTTGGTGATCCTGTGGGTGGTGGTCGGGCTGGCGTTGGCGAAACTCTCGGCCAGCCAGAAGATCATGAACGTCGTGTTCGTGGTGTACGGCGTCCTGACGCTGACGATCTTCATCTGCGGACTGCTCTTCGCCGTCGAGAACGGCTCGGCCACTCCGTTCAGCTGGGCGGAGGCGACGATTCCGAACTTCGCGGTCGCGGGCTTCCTGTACGGCACCGTCCTGCTGTACCTGCTCGGCGTCGAGACCCCGTACAACATGGGTGCGGAGTTCCTGTCGGTGCGCAAGAGCGGACCGAAGATGATCCTCTGGGGCTCAACGGCATTGGTGGTCATCTACCTGCTGACCACGGTCGGCACGATGATGGCTCTACCCAGCGACGAGATAGACCCGGTGACCGGTGTCATCGGCATGCTGGACGTCGCCGGCTTCCCCGGGTTGATGGAGATCTGCGCCGTCGTGCTGGCGGGCATCATCATCGTGGCGCTGATGACCTACCAGGTGGCCTACTCGAGGTTGATCTTCGTCTCCGGCCTGGAACGTCACCTGCCGCGGATCTTCACCCACCTGAACCCGCGTACCCGGAACCCGGTGTCTGCCATCCTCATCCAGGGTGTCATCTCGTCGCTCATCCCGGTGGGCCTGTACTCCCAGAGCAGCATGGCCAACGTGACCATCTACCTGCAGGGCGGGCTGAGCACGGTCTGGCTGCTGTCCGGGTTCTTCTTCCTGATCCCGGTGGTCGTGGCCCGCAAGAAGTACGCCGATCGGTATGTGAGCGAGAAGTTTTGGCGCATCCCGGGCGGCATGGTCGGGGTGTGGATCGTGGTCGTCATCGGTTCGGTCGGAACCGTCGGGGGTATCTACTACTCGTTCGTCACGCCGTGGATCGACGTTCCGCAGGCCACCTGGATGACGTGGGTCGGCAGTATCAGCCTGGGCATGTTCGCCCTAGGTCTGATCGTCTACGTCTTCGGCCGCCGGTCCGCGCACAAGACCAGCCAAGAGGACTCGCTGGCTCACCTGGCTGTCTTCGATCTCAAGAAGTCTGAAACCACAGAATGA